tgtcaatcagtgttgcttcctgagtggacagtgtgatttcacagaagtgtgtttgactattgtgttgtttaagtgttcacttAATTTTTATGAGCAGTGTACTATTCTccatcttttccttttcttaGGAGTCAGACTTTCCCCTCTGCTGCAGAGGAATTGATGCCAAACTGAATCAATTGAAGACCtcccagataagagatcaagatgaaattgggactttttttttattactgtggtAAGTCACCTAATCACAGCATCTCTTGTCAGGAAACTCTACAGCCTAAGAAGGTCTGTGGACTCCTATGTAGAAACATGGTTATGTCCCTTTAATTCTTCAAAAATTTAGCTTTTATGTTTTCTTCCCAGGACTCATCTGTCTGGATTAAAGCATTTGCACATAATCCTTTTATTTTCCTGTGCCAAGTGCCAAAGATACGTTCCCAAGACCCTGAAGTTCTCTCTACCCCTCCTTTACATGTTCCAGGTTAATTAACAGTCAAGTCCTGGACAGGTGATAAATGTTAATGGTTCAACCCTTTAAATGAGAGATATTGTGGCAGATAGAAAGCTAAacattttaaagaggtactccggtgtaagtaaatgtattcaaatcaactggttaaactgaaagttaaacagatttgttaattatttctatttaaaaaatcttaagccttccagtattcatcagctggtgtatgctacagacaaagttgtgtagttctttccagtctaaccacagtgctctctactgacacctctgtgtccagagcaggagaggtttgctatagggatttgcttctactctggacagttcctgacacagacagaggtgtcagcatagagcactgttgtcagactggaaactaCTTTAATGCtcacggtagtagtagtagtagtagtagtagtagtagcgctgctggatgtggatcctccaatCTTAGTGGCAGATGACAcaggccgtatcggggagcggagtctaaggtgccgctggtcttcaccagagcccgtcacaAGGCagaatgggcttgctgcggcaggcaacacccaagTCGCTACCCTGATAcgacacacaggtaactgggcaagacgaggtacagaaggatgaggcacaggcgtagtcagacttagcagaaggtcaggacaggtggcaaaggtgcgtagtcaactAACGTAGCTGAAGGGTCAAaatacacgggcaaggcaaaTAGACAATaggaacacttaatctcaggctagggcactaaagatccggcagggaagtgtgggatttGGAGGAACTTATAACTGAGGCACAGGTGATTACTTAATtattgggcgtactggccctttaaatttatgaGCTCAGACGCGTGCCCTTTCtcggggacggggacacgcacgccggagcagagaagcagaggaggaggcagaaggAACATGTGGTGAGTGACAGGTTGGGATcggcatgcgggcgcgtcccgtgatgtaaatcccagccccgccggctgcAGCAGGTGACGGGCCATAGCGGAGGCAGGCGAGAAGCGGGGAGGTGAGCGCTCACAGTCGGACCGGTGCGCTCACCataacaactacacaacttcctctgtagtatacagaatctgataagtactggaaggattacgatttttaaataaacataatttacaaatcagtatacCTTGCTGGaaccatttgatttgaaaacatttgttttccacttttttttttaccaccagagtacctctttaagccttTTTGTGTGTGGTTTGTTACCCTTTATGTGAAACTGTAATTTGTATTTTGTcatgtttttgacttttttttattgcaaagaCCAGGGTCAAATAGGACTACATTGAGCCCCCTAGAGATGATGGAAGTCAACCATCAAACTATACAAAACTGCTGGATGTACCTTTATTTGAATCATAAACTTTGCTGGACATAATAGGCCTTGTTGTAGCTAAGGAACATTACCATGTCAGCTTGGGCCTATCAGAAGATCTGCATCCAAGATATTATAGCAATGTATACATCTTACTGACTTTACCTCAAAATTAAAGACTACAGTATTTTGTAGTATAAATCCTTTAATTCCACTAAGACAATTGAAATTACATTCATGGACACATAGACAAGAACTGCATAAAGTCATATCTAAATGATAGTTCGTATAAGGCAGGTATTAAATAGTTGTAGAGAAAATATAGGTAAATATACAAGTTCATAATGAACATCATAATATAATGACACATCTTTCCCTCTAGAAAAGCAAAATACGGCTATTTTTTGCCTTGGTGACAGTTGGTGCTGGTCTTTTTACAATAGCAAATTGCATTGAAGAAACGGCAGTAACAGGTTGCACAAGGGCTGCAGCAGGGCAGATGTCCAACACATGATTCCCGAAGTTGGACACATCTCCTGGGTGAACGCTCTTCACGGGATGATACTTCCAGTGACAGGGCCTGAGGGAGGTAACAAAAAAACTATGAGAATTATATGTGATTATATTTGTCTTGACATTATTTATATAGCTAGTTGTCACAAATGTGTGTGCCCCCATAGGTTTCTTCAGGGTCTTCATAGGGGCATCAGACTATATCATTTGAAAACTTCTAAAAGTACATTTGTAAGATGCATTCAAGGAAGCATTACTATTTTACTACAGGGGAGGAGAGAGATGAAGAACAGGTTAGCTCTAAAAAGCTGGACATTTAAAGGGTGATTTTAGGACGTAtctaccagacagtaatggacatgcttaggaaggatctgtgcttgtctttgggctaaatggctatgttgtgagattaccataatgcagtGGCTATCTTAAATCCTGTTCGTGGATCATAAGTTATTGTCTCCAAAATTATATTATCCATGTGAGAGGTTAAGATAatgcaaaattatatttaaacAAATGACACGATATGACTGGGAGGGCTAACTATTCTATTTAAAACATAGTCCAAACTATGGTAGTTACCATTTAGGAGcctttatcattaaaggggtactcagcccctagacatcttaatcctttggataggggataagatgtctgatcgtgagggtccagccactggggtcccccccccccacccgcgcgcgatctccctgctgcacccggccttcctttagagcaggggtcctcaaactgcgGCCACATGCGGCCTGCTGAGGACATTTAGCCGGCCCGCCgctgcctaaggacatccctgtgtcctgaaattttttttcgggacacagggatgcgttCTCGGatgccccgcgtttactttaaaaaagcAAGGaccaccgggaggtagcgcacacagggacatcactgacgtcccgtgagtgcgcccatagcaacggaggagcggagcaacgagtaggacgtgcgctggccagcttggtaagtgttaccagcagcacgtcagcttcggtgctctgaccactgctcctcctgtcccgggacctactgctatggcctgaccggaggagtggtggtcggagcactgaagtggggcagtacacaggcatacagcctccagccatacactgtttatctggaggatgtatgtctgtgggggaactatactgcacctaatgtgtggaactatactgcacgtaatgtgggggactatactgcacctaatgtgggggaactatactgccaacctaatgtgggggaactatactgtcaacctaatgtggggggaactacaacctaatgtggggggaactatactgccaacctaatgtgggttatGGAGAGAAAAAGGAGGCCCTTAGGTCCGGCGCTGCTTGGTCCCCAAAGGTTTCCCCTTTCAAAACACTTCTGATTCTTTCTTCAATGTTCCCAAtagagatatatatgtgtatatgactggAAGATGGTGACGTACATCACCATCTTccagtcatatacacatatatatctctaTTGGGAACATTGAAGGAAGAATCAGAAGTGTTTTGAAAGGGGAAACCTTTGGGGACCAAGCAGCGCCGGACCTAAGGGCCTCCTTTTTCTCTCCATAATCCATATCCTACGGGTTCCTGCATAGGACACCAGTCAAGGCACCTCGGCTGCAGCACGGACACTTCCAACACCCCTGGAAACGGGGAGATACGCATAACCCTcaagagggtcaccaggtgagagtTTACCCTGTCAGGGTTTCCAACTGGGGTCCGTTGTttttacggtatcacacgaggcgctgtcctctctccatttttttctctctctctactctaacctaatgtgggggggaactatactgccagcctaatgtgggagaactatactgccaacctaatgtggggggaactatactgccaacctaatgtgggggaactacaacctaatgtgggggaactatactgccaacctaatgtgggggaactacaacaggCCGcatcgggcgcaacatctgggggggcgcgctcgcactcgcagctctctgcccctgcctggctcactcactctctctgcagtgctggctgtgcgaatccgatccgggtcgccgcccactgtggaggcagtggcggatccaggggcaattgcccccccccccccccccccccccccgagattgttgcccctcttcctgaactatcgcatggtggagcggaagctgtcggctgtcccgctccaccacccctttctcacgcccttcaccttgctatcacacgcctcggctgctccattcctgcagtcagtgagagccaatcacggcaggccggcgcaatgacatcacatcatcgcgccggcgcctggagatcacgtccccgcggctctcactgactgcaaaaattgagcagccgcagcgtgggagaaaggtgacgggcgtgagaacggggaggggggagcaaattataagtgagaggggcaaatgatgagtaaggggcacatgtcaggggggcattatatgtgggggcacatgacaggaccccccctgtcatgtgcccctcatatataataccccatgtcctgtgcccctcacatataatgcccccccctgacatgtgcccttcacatataatgccctctgtcctgcctcctcagggggcattatatgtgaggggcacatgtcagggggttcattatatgtgaggggcacaggacatggggcattatatgtgaggggcacaggacaggggacattataagtcagggtcaaatgtcaggggggcattatatgtgggggcacatgacaggggggcattatatgtgaggggcacatgtcagggggcaatatatgtgggggcacatgacaggggccccctgtcatgtgcccatataatgcacatataatgcccccctgacatttgccgcttacttataatacccaaagtcatgtgccttggatcatctccagggtatggttccattttgatgtttagtttttgttcttgatattttttgtcgtttacgatggttgtgagacgacatataataacatggcccatgctaggttactacatttgtagatttgtattcatatgctgaaaatgtggagaatgtgtaatgttcgcactcaataaagtgtttgaaaataaacttgtatttagatgcattttactttaattacatcagtattttcataacaaacaatacatgtgcttagggggtaagggtttctttaactaatctagtagaagagactcgagtgctaaaatccacgggttagggggcgcaaattacttgccttgccccgggtgctgacaacccacgctacgccactgatactgacaacctaatgtgggcggaactatgctgcctacctaatgtggggggaactgtgctgcatacttaaaggggtagtccactaataagatatataagtgtgcataggaatttgttcatagtattttttttttatctatagccTGACCCTCCAGCAGTCGGAGGGACTGTGAACTGGCCTCCTGTTTAAAACATTTGACGACCCCTGGTTTAGAGCGTTGGGGGCAGCTCCAGAGGcttgtgatatcacggccacaccccactCGTGACTTTAtggcacaccccctcaatgcaagtctatgggagggggcgtgatggccgtcatgccccctcccatagacttacattgagggggcgtggccatgacatcacgcccctagacatcttatccccatccattggttagggaataagatgtctaggggcagagtacctctttaaatcatAGACACAGGTCACTGCAATTCTGCAGTTTTATCAGCTGTACAGTAATATGATCCGCATAAAATTGACCTTACCATTGTGCTTATCACAGAAACAATTACACAAATTAAGTTATCTAATAGGGATGTTCATAGAAATGTCCAGTTGCACCAGATGCAGTGCTACGATACAAACGTTTGCTTCCTCTATGGTTAGAAATTACATAAGAGACCCAAAAGCCACATGTGGCTTTAAAGCCACAGTGATCACTTTTGACTGACATCGTATAAAGTCATTGAATAAGCTGGGCAAATATTTATACAAATGTGATCTATCAATCACATTCACTATAAAAAGAAAACTGGGTTAAGACACAAGGAACGTATGCCTTTAGATTTTTAGACCACACAGCtaataatgtatcatttttaggTGACAGACCAATGTTGACTAATTAATGCGCTGCTATTATATGGGTTACCCGTGGGTCCACCAAGCTGTAATCTTCCATTAGATTCTCTTCAGCCGCTCCTGTGTCCATTCTAAGAATGTCTGATCTTGCTAGACTTgctgaaatgagaagacagaaTACACATTACCATAACTGCGACAGTAAAGAAATGGAATAAATCACACACAGTTTTTTCACCTGTAGtgaatgtagtggatttgagctgaggaaaacccttcagatcagagaatgtgtaaaaaaagcaaagtgtagggaaaccttagtaaataccgtggaaaaaattgtaggggattaaaacccacaaagaaaactacacaacactcttaataAATCAGGCCCATTGTCATCTATTCATGACACTACAATAACATTTATTTGTTTAATACAAAAATGGTGACATGGGAGCAGGgtcggccttaggggtgtgcgagctgtgcggccgcacagggcgccatagcaacagtggcgccgggcggccgacacagctcgcaccaagtatatataatttgtattgtccgacgcccgggatttagccctgcttggggtaagcagcgctaaatgctggtgtaatgaagaaaactgtgccctgtagcggaatgtgaccctccgcacagggacacagttttctgctttgcaggccgctccctctcattccattccaactaccctccctcaactgtgtccctatgcggagggtcacattccgctacagggcacagttttcttcattacactggaaggcttcacttaccctgacctcctccgcgtctccggttggctggcGGCCTGAGactgaagagggacgtcgcacatgtgacgtacctccgcagacccgcac
The sequence above is a segment of the Hyla sarda isolate aHylSar1 chromosome 6, aHylSar1.hap1, whole genome shotgun sequence genome. Coding sequences within it:
- the AGRP gene encoding agouti-related protein, with amino-acid sequence MMFNTVLLCMAMVQAIQAILTSDSSNGRFEGISSGANTGGYNYQGVLHKVKESGLLMPASLARSDILRMDTGAAEENLMEDYSLVDPRALSLEVSSREERSPRRCVQLRESCVGHLPCCSPCATCYCRFFNAICYCKKTSTNCHQGKK